A stretch of the Pogona vitticeps strain Pit_001003342236 chromosome 8, PviZW2.1, whole genome shotgun sequence genome encodes the following:
- the ANK1 gene encoding ankyrin-1 isoform X8, with amino-acid sequence MWGFLTQLLISLVLLGFFLVSCQNLLHVAQGSFRFVLKQIHQELDKELGETEGLSDDEEPVSTRVVRRRLIVQGNEVLDIPGEQVTEEQFTDEQGNIITKKIIRKVVRRLETDGVDEGQQEEEEAQGSVPRSELLGGRMGAQIVKRASLKRGKQ; translated from the exons ATGTGGGGCTTCCTGACCCAGCTGCTCATCAGCTTGGTCCTGCTGGGCTTCTTCCTGGTCAGCTGCCAGAACCTCCTGCATGTCGCCCAGGGCTCCTTCCGCTTCGTGCTGAAGCAGATCCACCAGGAGCTGGACAAAGAGCTGGGCGAGACCGAGGGGCTCAGCGACGACGAGGAGCCCGTCTCCACCCGCGTGGTGCGCAGGCGCCTCATCGTCCAG ggCAATGAAGTGCTAGATATTCCTGGAGAACAAGTGACCGAGGAACAATTTACAGACGAACAAGGCAATATCATCACCAAGAAG ATCATCCGGAAGGTCGTACGGCGGCTGGAGACCGACGGCGTGGACGaagggcagcaggaagag GAAGAGGCCCAAGGGAGTGTCCCGCGCTCGGAGCTGCTTGGGGGCAGGATGGGGGCACAGATAGTGAAGCGAGCCAGCCTGAAAAGGGGGAAGCAGTGA
- the NKX6-3 gene encoding homeobox protein Nkx-6.3, which translates to MDSNLQGTFLLNNPSLPAFSEMKAPMCQYSVQNSFYKLSSTGLNAQLAAGTPHGISDILNRPVAPPNGSLLSGYSHVGGFNGLGTQSIYYGSQLGNYSKTGSEYAARGRTCWADTGQEWLGGRPCSNPTGHVVDGLHKKKHTRPTFTGHQIFALEKTFEQTKYLAGPERARLAYSLGMSESQVKVWFQNRRTKWRKKSALEPCAASPRAGAGPGERSVSDEDDEYNKPLDPDSDDEKIRLLLRKHRAAFSVLGLGSHSG; encoded by the exons ATGGACTCCAACTTGCAGGGGACGTTTCTGCTCAACAACCCTTCTCTGCCGGCCTTCTCTGAGATGAAAGCCCCCATGTGCCAGTATTCCGTGCAAAACTCCTTCTACAAGCTCAGCTCAACAGGGCTCAATGCCCAGCTGGCAGCTGGCACCCCTCATGGCATCAGCGATATCCTCAACAGGCCGGTCGCTCCTCCAAACGGCAGCCTGCTCTCCGGCTACTCCCACGTCGGTGGGTTCAACGGATTGGGCACCCAGAGCATTTACTACGGGTCCCAACTGGGCAACTATTCCAAGACTGGCAGTGAATACGCAGCCAGGGGCAGGACCTGCTGGGCAGACACAGGACAGGAGTGGCTCGGAGGCCGGCCATGCAGCAACC CCACAGGGCACGTGGTTGATGGCCTTCACAAGAAGAAGCACACACGGCCAACCTTCACAGGCCACCAGATTTTTGCACTGGAGAAAACCTTTGAGCAGACCAAATACCTGGCTGGACCGGAGAGGGCACGGCTGGCATATTCCCTGGGCATGAGTGAATCTCAGGTCAAG GTGTGGTTCCAGAACCGACGCACCAAATGGAGGAAGAAAAGTGCCCTGGAGCCTTGCGCCGCCTCTCCCCGAGCCGGGGCTGGACCAGGCGAGCGCTCCGTCTCCGATGAGGATGATGAATACAACAAGCCCCTGGACCCTGACTCGGATGACGAGAAGATCCGTCTCCTGTTGCGCAAACATCGGGCGGCCTTCTCTGTTCTCGGCCTGGGTTCTCATAGTGGCTGA